From the genome of Halomonas sp. 1513, one region includes:
- a CDS encoding glutamate dehydrogenase has product MPYVHDTISRLRHSSPAQTEFYQAAEEVLECLRPLFERSPYYHDHSIIERIVEPERQIMFRVCWTDDAGKVRVNKGYRVQFNSALGPYKGGLRFHPSVTSGTIKFLGFEQIFKNALTGLPIGGGKGGSDFDPKGKSDTEIMRFCQSFMSELYRHIGPATDVPAGDIGVGAREIGYLFGQYKRLTGCYEGVLTGKGLSWGGSLGRKEATGYGAVYFAQSMLEARGEGIEGKTCLVSGAGNVAIYTIEKLYELGATPITCSDSRGMLHDPRGIDLALLKELKEVKRVSLEAYLATHPEAHYVPLADYPADGHAVWRIPADAAFPCATQNELTKADAETLLGHGVDCISEGANMPSTADAVDLFLDAGVAYGPGKAANAGGVATSQLEMAQNSSMQQWPLEKVDAKLKAIMASVHRQCADTAEEFGAPSNLVLGANIAGFRRVADAMIEQGVG; this is encoded by the coding sequence ATGCCCTATGTGCATGACACCATTTCACGCCTGCGCCACAGCAGTCCGGCCCAGACCGAGTTCTACCAGGCCGCCGAAGAGGTCCTCGAGTGCCTACGCCCACTCTTCGAGCGCAGCCCCTACTACCACGACCACAGCATCATCGAGCGCATCGTCGAACCCGAGCGCCAGATCATGTTCCGCGTCTGCTGGACCGATGATGCCGGCAAGGTGCGGGTCAACAAGGGCTACCGGGTGCAGTTCAACTCGGCGCTGGGCCCCTACAAGGGCGGCCTGCGTTTCCACCCCAGCGTGACGTCCGGCACCATCAAGTTCCTGGGCTTCGAGCAGATCTTCAAGAACGCCCTGACCGGCCTGCCCATCGGCGGCGGCAAGGGCGGCTCGGACTTCGACCCCAAGGGCAAGTCCGACACCGAGATCATGCGCTTCTGCCAGTCGTTCATGAGCGAGCTGTACCGGCATATCGGCCCGGCTACCGATGTGCCGGCCGGCGATATCGGCGTGGGCGCCCGCGAGATCGGCTATCTATTCGGCCAGTACAAGCGCCTGACCGGCTGCTACGAGGGTGTGCTGACCGGCAAGGGCCTGAGCTGGGGCGGCTCGCTCGGCCGCAAGGAAGCCACCGGCTACGGCGCGGTCTACTTCGCCCAGAGCATGCTCGAGGCCCGCGGCGAGGGCATCGAGGGCAAGACCTGCCTGGTCTCCGGGGCCGGCAACGTGGCCATCTACACCATCGAGAAGCTCTACGAACTGGGCGCCACGCCGATCACCTGCTCCGACTCCCGCGGCATGCTCCACGATCCGCGCGGCATCGACCTAGCGCTGCTCAAGGAGCTCAAGGAGGTCAAGCGCGTCTCGCTGGAGGCCTACCTGGCCACGCACCCCGAGGCGCACTACGTGCCGCTGGCAGACTACCCGGCCGACGGCCATGCGGTGTGGCGCATCCCGGCCGATGCCGCCTTCCCCTGCGCCACCCAGAACGAGCTGACCAAGGCCGATGCCGAGACGCTGCTCGGCCATGGCGTCGACTGCATCAGCGAGGGCGCCAACATGCCCTCCACCGCCGACGCCGTCGATCTGTTTCTGGATGCCGGGGTCGCCTACGGCCCCGGCAAGGCAGCCAACGCCGGCGGCGTGGCCACCAGCCAGCTGGAGATGGCCCAGAACAGCAGCATGCAGCAGTGGCCGCTGGAGAAGGTCGATGCCAAGCTCAAGGCGATCATGGCCAGCGTCCACCGCCAGTGCGCC
- a CDS encoding ABC transporter substrate-binding protein, with protein sequence MQIPTALRDTLAPSGVLRASINLGNPILAGREPDSGAPCGVSVDLARAFAERLGVEIELLAFDSAGQSVETVTAERADIGFFAVDPLRGEGIHFTAPYVLIEGCYLVRNDSPLTDNEQVDHAGNRVVVGKGSAYDLYLSRTLEQAEIVRAPTSTAVVAQFVEQRLEVAAGVKQQLEQDSQQHDGLRLLPGRFMVIQQAMGLPKGRGEAAANCLRAFVEEMKASGFVERALERHGIQGASVAP encoded by the coding sequence ATGCAGATCCCCACCGCCCTGCGCGACACCCTTGCCCCCAGCGGCGTACTGCGTGCCTCCATCAACCTGGGCAACCCCATTCTGGCCGGCCGCGAGCCCGACAGCGGCGCGCCCTGCGGCGTCTCCGTCGACCTCGCGCGGGCCTTCGCCGAGCGGCTGGGTGTCGAGATCGAGCTGCTGGCCTTCGACTCCGCCGGCCAGTCGGTCGAGACGGTGACCGCCGAACGCGCCGATATCGGCTTCTTCGCCGTCGACCCGCTGCGCGGCGAAGGCATCCACTTCACCGCTCCCTATGTGCTGATCGAGGGCTGCTACCTGGTCCGCAATGACTCGCCGCTGACCGACAACGAGCAGGTCGATCACGCCGGCAACCGAGTGGTGGTGGGCAAGGGCAGCGCCTACGACCTCTACCTGAGCCGCACACTCGAGCAGGCCGAGATCGTCCGCGCGCCGACCTCCACCGCGGTGGTGGCGCAGTTCGTCGAGCAGCGGCTCGAGGTGGCCGCCGGGGTCAAGCAGCAGCTGGAGCAGGATAGCCAGCAGCATGACGGGCTGCGCCTGCTGCCGGGGCGCTTCATGGTGATCCAGCAGGCCATGGGCCTGCCCAAGGGCCGCGGCGAGGCCGCCGCCAACTGCCTGCGTGCCTTCGTCGAGGAGATGAAGGCCAGCGGCTTCGTCGAGCGCGCCCTCGAGCGCCACGGCATCCAGGGCGCCAGCGTCGCGCCCTGA
- a CDS encoding allantoinase, producing the protein MTTPSRDLIGYGRQRPTGRWPNGARLAVSLVINYEEGSERSLAMGDPDQESMTEWGSYAIPDGTRNLAMESMYEYGSRVGIWRILDILEQARVPATFHACALAFEQNPEVARAAVDAGHEICSHGYRWEEVFRLSEDQEREHIRLAIASFEKTCGKRPVGWYCRYGPSIHTRRLLIEEGGFLYDSDAYNDDVPYFVEVEGTRQLVVPYTSDVNDFRYWNSPGLTQAADFLEYMQESFDVLYDESASGPRMISVGLHPRMVGRPGRVRAIKRFIEYAQRHQDVWFATREEIARAWLARS; encoded by the coding sequence ATGACAACACCCTCCCGCGATCTCATCGGTTACGGTCGTCAAAGGCCCACAGGCCGCTGGCCCAACGGCGCACGTCTGGCCGTCAGCCTGGTGATCAATTACGAAGAAGGCTCCGAACGGTCACTGGCCATGGGGGACCCGGACCAGGAATCGATGACCGAGTGGGGCAGCTACGCGATCCCCGACGGCACTCGAAACCTGGCCATGGAATCCATGTACGAGTACGGCTCGCGAGTCGGGATCTGGCGGATCCTCGACATCCTCGAGCAGGCCCGGGTGCCGGCCACCTTCCACGCCTGCGCCCTGGCCTTCGAGCAGAATCCAGAGGTGGCCCGCGCAGCGGTCGACGCAGGCCATGAGATCTGCAGCCACGGCTATCGCTGGGAAGAGGTCTTTCGACTTAGCGAAGACCAGGAGCGAGAGCATATCCGACTCGCCATTGCTTCGTTCGAGAAGACATGTGGCAAGCGTCCGGTAGGCTGGTACTGCCGCTATGGCCCCAGCATCCATACCCGCCGACTGCTGATCGAAGAGGGCGGCTTCCTCTATGATTCCGATGCCTATAACGACGACGTTCCCTATTTCGTGGAGGTCGAGGGGACGCGCCAGCTAGTGGTCCCTTACACCTCCGATGTCAACGACTTCCGCTACTGGAACTCCCCCGGTCTCACCCAGGCCGCCGACTTTCTTGAGTACATGCAGGAGAGCTTCGACGTGCTTTATGATGAATCTGCCAGCGGCCCGCGCATGATCTCGGTGGGCTTGCACCCGCGTATGGTCGGTCGACCCGGGCGGGTGCGTGCCATCAAGCGTTTTATCGAGTACGCACAGCGCCACCAAGACGTCTGGTTTGCCACCCGCGAGGAGATCGCTCGCGCCTGGCTAGCGCGGAGCTGA